The Cottoperca gobio chromosome 22, fCotGob3.1, whole genome shotgun sequence genome contains a region encoding:
- the LOC115026991 gene encoding 4F2 cell-surface antigen heavy chain-like, which yields MNTEETNVKDAETKDAEPKEAVGTAQVAADADATEADVSEADLDQEEQEKQPMTGGEDRDEEALSTGGEEVSVAAEKNGSVKLKIPEEAEAVKFTGLNKEELMRVAGTPGWVRTRWALLVVFWLGWLGMLGGAVLIILQAPRCRDLPATNWWNEGPLYQIGNIQAFTDAQDLKGVEQKINSLSQLKVRGLVVGPIHVAPADEAMSLRFEEISSKAGSLEQFKSLVRAAHKKDISVVLDLTPNYQGSSGPWFSNISVTSVAERLKSALVFWMKEGVDGVQLSGVERVANVVPSLWSDIRAIVQNGTDESPNTRVLIGITERSSAEDVSALLSSTSVDLLISKVLRPGITDTTEHARSVQLLYSSHIQTKLAWSLGGPAEGHLASLVGPALVKLYQLLLLTLPGTPVINYGDEIGLMDEGTKFPRMLWDSDEELNGTLLQEERAERLSSRKFYRSLSELRSKERSLMFGDFLLLSNSSSLAYLRVWDQSERYLSAFNWAEEAAVLQLSHAELPRWATVVLSTNSSVLPADSSVDLMDLRLGPGQAALLRFPYTG from the exons ATGAACACGGAGGAGACGAACGTGAAGGATGCTGAGACCAAAGATGCTGAGCCGAAGGAGGCGGTGGGTACCGCTCAGGTCGCCGCGGATGCTGATGCGACGGAGGCCGATGTGAGTGAAGCGGATCTGGaccaggaggagcaggagaagcagCCGATGACCGGAGGAGAAGACCGGGACGAGGAAGCTCTGTCTACCGGCGGAGAGGAGGTGTCGGTGGCGGCAGAGAAGAACGGCTCCGTGAAGCTGAAGATCCCCGAAGAGGCGGAGGCGGTGAAATTCACCGGGCTGAACAAGGAGGAGCTGATGAGGGTGGCGGGGACTCCCGG CTGGGTGAGGACCCGCTGGGCGTTGCTGGTGGTGTTCTGGCTCGGCTGGTTGGGGATGTTGGGTGGAGCCGTCCTCATCATCCTGCAGGCTCCTCGCTGCAGAGATCTTCCCGCCACTAACTGGTGGAACGAGGGCCCGCTGTACCAGATCGGAAACATCCAGGCCTTCACCGACGCCCAGGACCTGAAGG GTGTGGAGCAGAAGATCAACAGTCTGTCTCAACTGAAGGTTCGAGGTCTGGTGGTCGGTCCGATTCACGTCGCCCCGGCAGACGAAGCCATGAGTCTGAGGTTTGAGGAGATTTCCTCCAAGGCCGGAAGCCTGGAGCAGTTTAAAAGCCTTGTTCGGGCCGCTCATAAGAAGG atATTTCTGTGGTTCTGGATCTGACTCCAAACTACCAGGGATCATCTGGACCCTGGTTCTCTAACATCAGTGTGACCAGCGTAGCCGAGAGACTGAAG TCTGCTCTGGTGTTCTGGATGAAAGAAGGCGTAGACGGTGTGCAGCTGTCGGGGGTGGAGCGAGTGGCCAACGTGGTGCCGTCTCTGTGGTCCGACATCCGAGCCATCGTCCAGAACGGGACGGACGAGAGTCCCAACACGAG AGTCCTGATCGGCATCACCGAGCGCTCCTCGGCTGAAGATGTTTcagccctcctctcctccaccagcgTCGACCTGCTGATCTCCAAGGTCCTCCGCCCCGGCATTACGGACACAACGGAGCACGCTCGGTCCGTCCAGCTTTTATATTCGTCCCACATTCAGACCAAGCTGGCCTGGAGCCTGGGGGGGCCGGCCGAGGGCCACCTGGCCTCGCTGGTGGGACCGGCTCTGGTCAAACTgtaccagctgctgctgctcacgcTGCCCGGGACGCCCGTCATCAACTACGGAGACGAGATCGGCCTGATGGACGAG GGCACCAAGTTTCCCAGGATGCTTTGGGACTCTGACGAGGAGCTGAACGGGACTCTGCTGCAg gaggagagagcCGAGCGTCTGTCGAGTCGCAAATTTTACCGCAGTCTGAGCGAGCTTCGTAGTAAAGAGCGCTCCCTGATGTTCGGAgacttcctgctcctctctAACTCCTCCTCCCTGGCGTACCTGCGAGTCTGGGATCAGAGCGAGCGATACCTGTCCGCCTTCAACTGGGCGGAGGAGGCGGCGGTGCTGCAGCTGAGCCACGCGGAGCTGCCTCGGTGGGCCACGGTCGTCCTCAGCACCAACAGCAGCGTCCTGCCTGCAGACAGCAGCGTGGACCTGATGGACCTGCGGCTCGGCCCAGGACAGGCCGCGCTCCTCAGGTTTCCCTACACTGGATAG